One window of Nostoc sp. C052 genomic DNA carries:
- a CDS encoding HupE/UreJ family protein, with the protein MFKTKLSESSVSKELHTSKLMHRHIGAIAALVLISLLSSLSGTPVDHAISNAWEGFLWGLADPVISLNCLVGIVAIGLLSSVFVRGAAIAGCFIFATVLGIVIHLLQLDLPGTEIAIAISTIVFGTMLMMPNQLNFLVLALVGISAGLFQGYANAESIISVGIIPVVAYILGITLTLFAVAMSAREIGVGMGMGEINRILSWKMSIAGFALCAIGIVFLSNSII; encoded by the coding sequence ATGTTCAAGACTAAATTATCAGAATCCTCTGTCTCAAAGGAACTTCATACCTCGAAGTTAATGCATCGACATATTGGGGCGATCGCAGCTTTAGTTTTAATTAGCTTACTGAGTTCATTGAGTGGTACACCAGTTGACCACGCCATCTCTAACGCCTGGGAAGGCTTTCTCTGGGGATTGGCAGATCCAGTAATTAGCTTAAATTGCTTAGTTGGTATTGTGGCGATTGGCTTACTCTCATCTGTATTTGTTCGTGGCGCTGCGATCGCTGGATGTTTTATCTTCGCAACAGTTTTGGGCATTGTAATTCATTTATTGCAGCTAGATTTACCAGGCACAGAAATAGCCATCGCTATTTCTACCATTGTTTTTGGTACTATGCTGATGATGCCAAATCAACTAAACTTTCTGGTGCTTGCTCTGGTGGGCATTAGTGCTGGTTTATTTCAGGGTTACGCGAATGCTGAATCTATTATTAGTGTAGGAATAATACCAGTAGTTGCATATATACTAGGTATTACCTTAACTCTGTTTGCAGTTGCCATGAGTGCTAGAGAAATTGGTGTTGGGATGGGTATGGGAGAAATCAACCGAATTTTATCCTGGAAAATGAGCATTGCTGGCTTCGCTTTGTGTGCGATCGGCATCGTGTTTTTGAGCAATTCGATCATTTAA
- a CDS encoding caspase family protein has protein sequence MSKDALVVGINKYNIPGLSALRSPANDAEAIAKRLSEAGNFRVKRLPQFLDPFEGDAPRISPNQEVKVADLEKALEELFDPEGRSVPDTALFYFSGHGLRKGRRKEGFLATSDTDCDGNWGLRLKWLRDLLQDSPVRQQIIWLDCCYSGELLNFTEADPGDRGNTRDRCFIAASREFELAHENVSGASSVLTSAILRGFDLADVSNQWVTNETLVTFLRQELETAPQKFISNNLGCINLFFRKETTNKQPVQSTVQTPSQPNQTDKLAEQLRAWFTALRYGFEKGEISNENYFEWIINVNNPIEKKGYNRVLVRGITGEAGMADVAALRQSVNARKTDIGWLITNRRVSRAAKDEVSKQENQNLFCYTLDELLDRDADFNVYLNWLENEIKQRGIDRTYVPLACTKEEFDPTSKQKMGMSRYDQTDGGIDGYVERWLDDPAKEHLSVLGEFGTGKTWFGLHYAWTALQRYRDAQRRGVERPRLPLVIPLRDYAKAVSVESLFSEFFFRKHEIPLPGYSAFEQLNRMGKVLLIFDGFDEMAARVNRQEMINNFWELAKVVVPGAKVILTCRTEHFPEAKQGRALLSAELQASTINLPLETPRFEVLELEKFDDEQIRQVLAFRAEPETVEQIMSNPTLRDLARRPVMTELIIEALPEIEAGKPVDISRVYLYAVRHKMERDIKTNRTFTSLADKLYFLCELSWEMLSTDQMSMNYKEFPDRIRRLFGSVVEEEKDLDHWHFDMMGQTMLIRNAEGDYSPAHRSLLEFFAAYKLVAELGLLARDFTELAQAQSHLDTVPPQDYTWSEYFQRQCGEDKQPLPIAPLNSFAKASLEKLSNYFGTAPLAKAVLDLAVPMLNEQVFKQRLLTLIQSTRGRTQTQVGYMGGNLVKLLIGRNPYSLENSDLSHTVITDVNFANASLRWINLMEADLTNSVFAPVLGTVLSVAFSADGKKLVIGDSKGTVQVWEASSGRVLLFLQGHNSRVNSVAFSPDGQRIVSGSNDKTVRLWDVNGQPIGQPFVGHKNLVNSVAFSPDGQRIISGSNDKTVRLWDVNGQPIGQPFVGHKNLVNSVAFSPDGQRIVSGSNDKTVRLWDVNGQPIGQPFVGHKNWVYSVAFSPDGQRIVSGSDDKTVRLWDVNGQPIGQPFVGHDSRVNSVAFSPDCQRIVSGSNDKTVRLWDVNGQPIGQSFVGHKNWVNSVAFSPDCQRIVSGSNDKTVRLWDVNGQPISQPFVGHDSRVNSVAFSPDGQRIVSGSNDNTVRLWDVNGQPISQPFVGHKNLVNSVAFSPDGQRIVSGSDDKTVRLWDVNGQPIGQPFVGHKNLVYSVAFSPDGQRIVSGSDDKTVRLWDVNGQPIAQPFVGHDSRVNSVAFSPDCQRIVSGSNDNTVRLWDVNGQPIGQSFVGHKNWVNSVAFSPDCQRIVSGSDDKTVRLWDVNGQPIGQPFVGHDSRVNSVAFSPDCQRIVSGSNDNTVRLWDVNGQPIGQPFVGHDSGVYSVAFFPDGQWIVSGSFDETIRIWDATTGDCLRVISYKLCAGLNITGVTGLTSAQRVALKLMGAIEHADTPLR, from the coding sequence ATGAGTAAGGATGCTTTAGTTGTTGGTATTAATAAGTATAATATTCCAGGATTGTCAGCGTTACGATCGCCTGCTAACGATGCTGAAGCGATCGCCAAGCGACTCAGTGAAGCTGGAAATTTTCGTGTCAAGCGATTGCCACAATTCCTAGATCCGTTTGAAGGTGATGCACCACGCATATCACCAAACCAGGAAGTCAAGGTGGCAGATTTAGAGAAGGCTTTAGAGGAACTATTTGATCCTGAAGGCAGAAGCGTTCCAGATACAGCCCTTTTTTATTTTTCTGGGCATGGTCTTCGTAAAGGTCGGCGCAAAGAAGGTTTTCTAGCTACTAGTGATACCGATTGTGATGGGAACTGGGGACTGCGATTAAAGTGGCTGCGTGATTTATTGCAAGACAGCCCAGTAAGGCAGCAGATTATTTGGTTGGACTGTTGTTACAGTGGGGAACTACTCAATTTTACAGAAGCCGATCCAGGCGATCGCGGAAATACACGCGATCGCTGTTTTATTGCCGCTTCTAGAGAATTTGAGCTAGCCCATGAAAACGTGAGCGGAGCTAGCAGCGTACTCACTAGCGCGATTTTGCGCGGATTTGACTTGGCTGATGTATCTAACCAATGGGTCACGAACGAAACACTAGTAACATTCTTGCGGCAGGAATTAGAAACAGCACCCCAAAAATTCATCTCTAACAACTTGGGGTGTATTAATCTCTTTTTTAGGAAAGAAACAACAAATAAACAACCTGTTCAATCTACTGTACAAACTCCGAGTCAACCAAATCAGACAGATAAATTAGCAGAGCAATTACGGGCTTGGTTCACTGCCCTACGTTATGGCTTTGAAAAAGGTGAAATTAGCAATGAAAATTATTTTGAGTGGATTATTAATGTCAATAACCCTATAGAGAAAAAGGGGTATAACCGAGTTTTGGTGCGCGGCATTACAGGAGAAGCCGGAATGGCAGATGTTGCTGCCTTGCGACAGTCAGTAAATGCTCGAAAAACAGATATAGGTTGGCTAATCACCAATCGCCGTGTCAGTCGCGCTGCTAAAGATGAGGTGAGCAAGCAAGAAAATCAAAATTTATTTTGCTACACCCTTGATGAGTTGCTGGATAGGGATGCCGATTTTAATGTCTACCTCAACTGGTTAGAAAATGAAATCAAGCAACGGGGAATTGACCGCACTTATGTACCCCTAGCTTGTACCAAAGAGGAATTTGATCCCACCTCAAAGCAGAAAATGGGTATGAGCCGCTACGATCAAACTGATGGTGGGATTGATGGTTATGTTGAGCGCTGGCTTGATGATCCTGCCAAAGAACACCTTTCTGTTTTGGGTGAATTTGGCACTGGCAAAACCTGGTTTGGGTTGCATTATGCCTGGACTGCCCTGCAACGCTATCGGGATGCTCAACGCCGGGGAGTAGAACGTCCACGTCTACCATTAGTCATTCCTTTACGGGACTATGCCAAAGCAGTCAGTGTAGAATCGCTATTTTCGGAATTCTTTTTTCGCAAGCATGAAATCCCACTGCCTGGTTATTCTGCTTTTGAGCAACTCAACCGCATGGGTAAAGTGTTGTTGATTTTTGATGGCTTTGATGAAATGGCAGCTAGAGTCAATCGCCAAGAGATGATCAACAACTTCTGGGAACTAGCCAAAGTAGTAGTACCAGGGGCAAAGGTAATTCTCACCTGTCGCACCGAACATTTCCCAGAAGCTAAACAAGGAAGGGCTTTGCTAAGTGCAGAGTTGCAAGCTTCTACAATTAACTTGCCTCTAGAGACACCGCGCTTTGAAGTGCTGGAATTAGAAAAATTTGATGACGAGCAAATTCGGCAAGTATTAGCGTTTCGTGCTGAACCAGAAACCGTAGAACAGATAATGAGTAATCCGACATTGCGGGATTTGGCACGTCGTCCCGTAATGACGGAACTAATTATAGAAGCTTTGCCAGAGATTGAGGCGGGCAAGCCAGTAGATATATCACGGGTATATTTATATGCTGTGCGGCACAAAATGGAGAGAGATATCAAAACCAACCGTACCTTTACCTCATTGGCAGACAAGCTCTATTTTTTGTGTGAGTTGTCCTGGGAAATGCTCTCAACAGACCAGATGAGCATGAACTACAAAGAATTTCCCGACCGGATTCGGCGTTTATTTGGTTCTGTAGTCGAGGAAGAAAAAGATTTAGACCACTGGCATTTCGACATGATGGGGCAAACAATGCTGATCCGTAATGCGGAAGGAGACTACAGCCCCGCCCATCGTTCGTTATTGGAATTTTTTGCTGCCTACAAGCTGGTGGCAGAGTTAGGCCTTTTAGCTCGCGATTTCACAGAACTGGCTCAAGCACAGTCTCATTTAGATACTGTTCCACCACAAGATTACACTTGGTCAGAATACTTTCAACGACAATGCGGGGAAGATAAGCAACCGCTCCCAATCGCACCGCTAAATTCATTCGCCAAAGCATCTTTAGAAAAATTATCTAATTATTTTGGTACGGCTCCCTTAGCAAAAGCTGTACTGGATTTAGCTGTGCCAATGTTAAATGAGCAAGTATTTAAACAACGGTTGCTTACACTAATTCAGTCAACCCGTGGCAGAACTCAGACTCAGGTGGGTTATATGGGTGGCAACCTGGTGAAATTACTAATAGGAAGAAATCCTTATAGTCTAGAAAATTCTGATCTCAGCCATACTGTTATTACAGACGTAAACTTTGCTAATGCCAGCTTGCGGTGGATAAATTTGATGGAAGCGGATCTGACGAACTCGGTCTTTGCGCCAGTTCTAGGAACGGTCTTGTCGGTGGCATTTAGTGCTGATGGCAAAAAATTGGTGATTGGAGATAGTAAGGGTACTGTACAGGTTTGGGAAGCATCCTCTGGCAGAGTCTTATTGTTCCTTCAAGGGCATAATTCTAGGGTCAATTCAGTGGCGTTTTCCCCCGACGGTCAGCGGATTGTCAGTGGCAGTAATGACAAGACAGTACGGTTGTGGGATGTGAATGGTCAGCCCATTGGTCAACCCTTTGTCGGGCATAAAAATCTGGTCAATTCAGTGGCGTTTTCCCCCGACGGTCAGCGGATTATCAGTGGCAGTAATGACAAGACAGTACGGTTGTGGGATGTGAATGGTCAGCCCATTGGTCAACCCTTTGTCGGGCATAAAAATCTGGTCAATTCAGTGGCGTTTTCCCCCGACGGTCAGCGGATTGTCAGTGGCAGTAATGACAAGACAGTACGGTTGTGGGATGTGAATGGTCAGCCCATTGGTCAACCCTTTGTCGGGCATAAAAATTGGGTCTATTCAGTGGCGTTTTCCCCCGACGGTCAGCGAATTGTTAGTGGCAGTGATGACAAGACAGTACGGTTGTGGGATGTGAATGGTCAGCCCATTGGTCAACCTTTTGTCGGGCATGATTCTAGGGTCAATTCAGTGGCGTTTTCCCCCGACTGTCAGCGGATTGTCAGTGGCAGTAATGACAAGACAGTACGGTTGTGGGATGTGAATGGTCAGCCCATTGGTCAATCCTTTGTCGGGCATAAAAATTGGGTCAATTCAGTGGCGTTTTCCCCCGACTGTCAGCGGATTGTTAGTGGCAGTAATGACAAGACAGTACGGTTGTGGGATGTGAATGGTCAGCCCATTAGTCAACCCTTTGTCGGGCATGATTCTAGGGTTAATTCAGTGGCGTTTTCCCCCGACGGTCAGCGGATTGTTAGTGGCAGTAATGACAACACAGTACGGTTGTGGGATGTGAATGGTCAACCCATTAGTCAACCCTTTGTCGGGCATAAAAATCTGGTCAATTCAGTGGCGTTTTCCCCCGACGGTCAGCGAATTGTCAGTGGCAGTGATGACAAGACAGTACGGTTGTGGGATGTGAATGGTCAGCCCATTGGTCAACCCTTTGTCGGGCATAAAAACCTGGTCTATTCAGTGGCGTTTTCCCCCGACGGTCAGCGAATTGTCAGTGGCAGTGATGATAAGACAGTACGGTTGTGGGATGTGAATGGTCAGCCCATTGCTCAACCCTTTGTCGGGCATGATTCTAGGGTCAATTCAGTGGCGTTTTCCCCCGACTGTCAGCGGATTGTCAGTGGCAGTAATGACAACACAGTACGGTTGTGGGATGTGAATGGTCAGCCCATTGGTCAATCCTTTGTCGGTCATAAAAATTGGGTCAATTCAGTGGCGTTTTCCCCCGACTGTCAGCGGATTGTCAGTGGCAGTGATGATAAGACAGTACGGTTGTGGGATGTGAATGGTCAGCCCATTGGTCAACCCTTTGTCGGGCATGATTCTAGGGTCAATTCAGTGGCGTTTTCCCCCGACTGTCAGCGGATTGTCAGTGGCAGTAATGACAACACAGTACGGTTGTGGGATGTGAATGGTCAGCCCATTGGTCAACCCTTTGTCGGGCATGATTCTGGGGTCTATTCAGTGGCGTTTTTCCCCGACGGTCAGTGGATTGTCAGTGGCAGTTTTGATGAAACCATCCGTATTTGGGATGCAACTACTGGCGACTGTCTGCGGGTAATTAGCTATAAACTGTGTGCAGGGCTGAATATCACAGGTGTAACAGGGCTAACGTCAGCACAGCGCGTAGCATTAAAACTAATGGGAGCGATTGAACACGCTGATACACCTCTGCGCTAA
- a CDS encoding DUF2358 domain-containing protein: MDIIEILKEDYQRFPVNQTYNIYAPDVYFQDPLNKFRGVKRYKEMINFIQTWFLNPKMDVHNIQRLGDTIKTEWTLSWNTPLPWKPRISIPGWSELGLNSDGLIVSHIDYWNCSRLDVVKQHLFLSKS; the protein is encoded by the coding sequence ATGGATATCATTGAAATCCTCAAAGAAGACTATCAAAGATTCCCAGTCAATCAAACTTATAATATTTATGCTCCAGACGTTTATTTTCAAGACCCGCTGAATAAATTTCGTGGTGTTAAACGTTATAAAGAAATGATTAATTTTATCCAAACTTGGTTTTTAAATCCCAAGATGGATGTACATAATATTCAACGTTTAGGAGACACAATCAAAACTGAGTGGACACTCAGTTGGAATACTCCTCTCCCTTGGAAACCAAGGATCTCTATTCCTGGTTGGAGTGAATTAGGTCTTAATTCTGATGGTTTGATTGTCTCCCATATCGATTATTGGAACTGTTCGCGCCTAGATGTGGTAAAGCAACATTTATTTCTTTCAAAAAGTTGA
- a CDS encoding helix-turn-helix domain-containing protein: MKVPVIDYRQENAANSLLPKSSILSSSGWSHLHLEVYQQPKFEIAEHQHTMHVIACGLLASPGELQDRKMASGERWLDGKLEPERRRDGDIAIIPAGISHRCNWNTSVEFMVLAIEPALLQLVGQDFVGGRIELTPRFMSQQDVLIQGIFSSLRDELESGKIGGDLLIDSLKTTLAIHLLRNYCSTQPKLSSYSDGLSQGTLQKITDYIHDYLYQDLKLIELSAIAQLSPYYFLRLFKQRMGITPHQYILQRRIEKAKHLLQHSNLSIADIATQTGFSDQSHLTKCFKRQVGVTPKQLRQERSQ, translated from the coding sequence ATGAAAGTGCCAGTTATTGATTATCGCCAAGAGAATGCTGCTAATTCACTATTGCCGAAATCCTCTATTCTCTCAAGTTCTGGGTGGAGTCACCTGCATCTAGAAGTTTACCAACAGCCAAAATTTGAAATCGCGGAACATCAACATACGATGCATGTCATTGCTTGTGGGCTTCTTGCCTCACCAGGAGAACTACAAGATCGCAAAATGGCTTCAGGAGAGCGATGGTTAGATGGAAAGCTGGAGCCAGAAAGGCGCAGAGATGGAGATATTGCAATAATTCCGGCGGGGATTTCCCATCGCTGTAACTGGAATACTTCAGTTGAGTTTATGGTTTTGGCAATTGAACCTGCACTTCTCCAACTGGTGGGTCAGGATTTTGTTGGTGGCAGAATTGAACTCACGCCTCGGTTTATGAGTCAGCAAGATGTGCTAATTCAAGGAATTTTTTCGAGTTTGAGAGATGAATTAGAGTCAGGTAAAATTGGCGGTGATTTGCTGATTGACAGTCTCAAAACAACATTAGCAATTCACCTTTTACGGAACTATTGCAGCACGCAACCAAAGCTTTCTAGTTATTCAGATGGATTATCTCAAGGAACGCTGCAAAAAATCACAGACTATATTCATGACTATCTCTATCAAGACTTGAAGTTGATTGAATTGAGTGCGATCGCACAACTTAGTCCCTACTATTTTCTACGTCTGTTTAAGCAACGGATGGGAATCACACCCCACCAATACATCCTACAACGCCGAATTGAAAAGGCAAAACATTTGTTACAGCACAGCAATCTGAGCATTGCGGATATTGCAACGCAAACAGGTTTTTCCGATCAAAGCCATTTGACTAAATGCTTTAAACGCCAGGTTGGTGTCACACCAAAACAACTCCGACAAGAGCGATCGCAATAA
- a CDS encoding dienelactone hydrolase family protein, with translation MPIEQTKVLISTPDGQMPAVLFTPTHPEPQSAILLLMEAFGLTSHIQDVAARIAHEGYVVIIPDLYYRELPDNKFGYDEVDRAMAMMWRLDFGQPMVNDIRAALAYLKSHPAVNPHRIGVTGFCLGGGLTFFTACKLSKEIAAAAPFYGMVADEWIDAVKDITVPIYLFFGGTDQFILGDRIQQIKSRFQELGKDYTLKVYPDAGHGFFCHERSDYNPLAAEDAWHQLTRFFNRHLRGEH, from the coding sequence ATGCCAATTGAACAAACCAAGGTGTTAATTTCCACACCAGATGGACAGATGCCCGCTGTTTTGTTTACACCAACTCATCCTGAGCCTCAGTCTGCCATTCTACTGCTGATGGAGGCATTTGGCTTAACGTCACATATTCAAGATGTAGCAGCCCGAATCGCTCATGAAGGATATGTAGTCATCATCCCCGATCTATATTACCGCGAGTTGCCCGACAACAAATTTGGCTACGACGAAGTTGATCGGGCAATGGCCATGATGTGGCGCTTGGATTTCGGCCAGCCAATGGTAAACGATATTCGAGCCGCATTAGCCTATTTAAAGTCACACCCAGCAGTGAACCCCCATCGCATCGGCGTAACCGGATTCTGTCTGGGTGGCGGTTTAACCTTTTTCACAGCTTGTAAGTTATCAAAGGAAATTGCCGCAGCGGCTCCCTTCTACGGTATGGTTGCTGATGAGTGGATTGATGCAGTGAAAGATATTACAGTACCTATCTATCTATTTTTTGGTGGAACTGATCAGTTTATTTTAGGCGATCGCATTCAACAAATAAAATCGCGGTTTCAAGAACTGGGCAAAGACTACACCCTAAAAGTTTATCCCGATGCGGGGCATGGTTTCTTTTGTCACGAACGATCCGACTACAATCCCTTGGCGGCGGAAGATGCTTGGCATCAACTTACAAGATTTTTTAATCGACACCTGCGAGGAGAACACTAA